One segment of Danio aesculapii chromosome 3, fDanAes4.1, whole genome shotgun sequence DNA contains the following:
- the mief1 gene encoding mitochondrial dynamics protein MID51 gives MAGVNGDRKGKKDDNGLGTAIDFVLSNAKLVLGVGGAAMLGIATLAVKRMYDRALSAPSSPTKADPSGRRSWEEPSWLGSSPRTLNHDMKQNVSRSLQTLPTSSSSFKPESFHRGLARGGRPAKAELQRARLRLSLQEHLWAFFHERVTIPSEEQSVARRAALDICAELRVFLHAKLPDMPLREMYLSGSLYDDLQVVTADHAQLMVPLILEKNLWSSIPGEDTIMNIPGFSLVRRENLEYFPRGSSYWDRCMVGGYLSPKSVLEVFEKLVAGSINWPAIGSVLDYVIRPVVPSETLTLEVQYETDRRLYVDFLPLLVMEDGVSLIAKPHRLAAERHENLWRQSFRVAETAKLRALDQEDAGCRSVCLKILKAVCKLNPALARLNASQLTNAILLLSEQEGDWTQEALADRFTQLLRALVGHLEAGRMPCTLNLKVNLLCELTPQEIDELGYTLYCALSDPESLLRTV, from the exons ATGGCAGGAGTGAACGGGGATCGCAAGGGGAAGAAAGATGATAATGGGCTGGGCACAGCAATCGACTTTGTGCTCTCTAATGCAAAGCTGGTGCTGGGAGTGGGGGGAGCTGCCATGCTGGGCATCGCCACGCTTGCCGTCAAAAGA ATGTACGATCGAGCTCTCAGTGCCCCATCCAGTCCCACAAAAGCAGACCCATCAGGACGAAGAAGCTGGGAGGAGCCGAGCTGGTTGGGGTCATCTCCACGCACACTAAACCATGACATGAAACAAAACGTCAGTCGCTCATTACAGACACTTCCCACCTCCTCCAGCTCCTTCAAGCCGG AGTCTTTCCATCGTGGTTTGGCTCGTGGTGGCCGTCCTGCGAAGGCTGAGCTCCAGAGGGCACGGCTGCGTCTCTCTCTTCAGGAACATCTCTGGGCCTTCTTTCATGAGCGAGTCACGATCCCCTCAGAAGAGCAGTCTGTCGCCCGTCGTGCTGCGTTGGACATCTGTGCAGAGCTCAGAGTGTTTCTCCATGCCAAACTACCTGATATGCCCCTACGAGAAATGTACCTGAGCGGAAGTCTGTACGATGACCTTCAG GTGGTGACTGCTGATCACGCCCAGCTCATGGTTCCCCTGATCCTGGAGAAGAATCTCTGGTCGTCCATTCCTGGCGAGGACACCATCATGAACATTCCTGGCTTCTCATTGGTTCGCCGTGAAAACCTGGAGTACTTCCCACGAGGTAGCAGCTACTGGGACCGTTGCATGGTGGGTGGCTACCTTTCCCCAAAGAGCGTTCTAGAAGTCTTTGAGAAGCTCGTCGCGGGTTCCATCAATTGGCCCGCCATCGGTAGTGTTTTAGATTACGTCATTCGTCCCGTGGTTCCATCTGAAACGCTCACTCTAGAAGTGCAGTACGAAACAGATCGCCGGCTGTATGTGGACTTCCTCCCATTGCTTGTCATGGAGGATGGCGTATCGTTGATCGCCAAACCGCATCGATTGGCTGCCGAAAGACATGAAAATCTGTGGCGGCAGAGCTTTCGTGTGGCAGAAACGGCAAAGTTGCGCGCACTCGATCAGGAAGACGCCGGGTGCCGGTCTGTGTGTCTTAAAATCCTTAAAGCCGTGTGTAAACTGAATCCAGCGCTGGCCAGATTAAACGCAAGCCAGCTCACAAATGCAATCCTTCTCCTGAGCGAACAGGAGGGTGATTGGACTCAGGAGGCGCTCGCCGATCGTTTCACACAGCTTCTTCGTGCACTAGTGGGACATCTAGAGGCTGGGAGGATGCCTTGCACCCTAAATCTCAAAGTCAATCTGTTGTGCGAGTTAACGCCGCAGGAAATAGACGAACTGGGATACACACTCTACTGCGCGCTGTCTGATCCTGAGAGCCTTTT